In Pirellulales bacterium, the following proteins share a genomic window:
- a CDS encoding HisS family protein: MIEPRTLKGFRDYLPRMMIPRERLIETAKRVYRSYGFSPIDTPALEYEEILAGKGGGETEKQMYRFNDPGGRAVAMRFDLTVPLARFVAQHINELGTPFKRYHIATVWRGEKPQDGRYREFMQCDFDTIGTLAPAADIETALVIHDLLRASGFDAFTIHLNNRMVLTGLLERLQLADRSAAVLRSLDKLHKIGPDQVAAEMQTTAGATAEQAREVLKIAELSGDNDEILRQLEPLVVGSEKGRTGVARLAELLVAVKGAGLPGARLKLDVAIARGLDYYTGTVFETFLDALPSLG, translated from the coding sequence GTGATTGAGCCGCGCACACTGAAAGGCTTTCGCGACTATTTGCCGCGGATGATGATCCCGCGCGAACGGCTTATCGAGACAGCCAAGCGGGTTTATCGCTCTTATGGTTTCAGCCCGATTGATACTCCGGCCTTGGAATACGAGGAGATTCTGGCTGGCAAGGGGGGCGGGGAAACCGAGAAGCAAATGTACCGCTTCAATGACCCCGGCGGCCGCGCCGTGGCGATGCGGTTCGATCTCACGGTGCCGTTGGCTCGATTCGTCGCCCAGCACATCAATGAGTTGGGGACTCCATTTAAGCGCTACCATATCGCTACGGTCTGGCGCGGAGAGAAGCCGCAGGATGGCCGTTATCGCGAATTCATGCAGTGCGACTTCGACACGATCGGAACGCTAGCCCCGGCGGCCGATATCGAGACAGCACTGGTGATCCATGATTTACTGCGGGCGAGCGGCTTCGACGCGTTCACGATCCATCTCAACAATCGAATGGTGCTGACGGGATTGCTTGAGCGGCTTCAATTGGCCGACCGTTCGGCGGCGGTGCTGCGTTCGCTCGACAAGCTGCACAAGATTGGCCCCGATCAGGTGGCCGCGGAAATGCAGACCACGGCCGGCGCCACCGCCGAGCAGGCTCGCGAGGTATTGAAGATCGCGGAACTCTCGGGCGACAACGACGAGATTCTGCGCCAATTGGAGCCGTTGGTTGTCGGAAGCGAGAAGGGACGGACCGGGGTCGCTCGCCTGGCTGAATTGCTTGTGGCAGTCAAAGGGGCCGGCCTTCCGGGCGCGCGGCTGAAACTCGATGTGGCGATCGCCCGAGGCCTCGACTATTACACCGGCACCGTTTTTGAAACGTTCCTCGACGCGCTGCCGTCACTGGGC
- a CDS encoding YkgJ family cysteine cluster protein: MSTALRTKPRREDLQPDEVLCSHCIAKCCRYFALPLDEPEDQEDFEFIRWFLLHDQATVFTEEGTWYLLVHTTCKHLQPDNRCGIYTTRPQVCRDYSTKDCEYEDDWVYDHYFETSEQVEEYMEAVLGPTDGDIRSPKPPLLPIL; encoded by the coding sequence ATGTCCACTGCACTCCGCACGAAGCCTCGCCGCGAAGACCTCCAGCCCGACGAAGTTCTCTGCTCGCATTGCATCGCGAAATGCTGCCGCTATTTCGCGCTTCCGCTCGACGAGCCGGAGGATCAAGAGGATTTCGAGTTCATCCGCTGGTTCCTGCTGCACGACCAGGCGACGGTGTTCACCGAAGAGGGAACCTGGTATTTGCTGGTTCACACGACTTGCAAACACTTGCAGCCGGACAACCGTTGCGGCATCTACACGACCCGGCCGCAGGTTTGCCGCGACTATTCGACGAAGGACTGCGAATACGAAGACGACTGGGTCTACGACCACTATTTCGAGACTTCGGAGCAGGTGGAAGAATACATGGAGGCGGTGCTGGGGCCGACCGATGGCGACATCCGCAGCCCCAAGCCGCCGCTTTTGCCAATTCTTTGA
- a CDS encoding CoA transferase, whose product MARLSRPLDGVRVLDLSRVLAGPFCSQLLADLGADVVKVERPPLGDDTRQWGPPFLPDEGPSAYYVSCNRGKRSLALDLARPEAREVLDDLIRAADVLIENFLPQSLEKLGLAPERLEKLNPRLIRASISGYGRTGPAAATPGYDLVVQATAGIMSITGEPDGSPMKIGVAITDVLTGLYAAVSVLAGLYQRSESLAATRQGSAAPAFDLALADCTLAAMVNVVQGALVTGDRPQRYGNAHPQIVPYEAFATADGYLVLAVGNDQQWQRFCAAVSHPEWGADPRFATNPARVERRGELIPLLNRLFIDRGAAAWQALLTSAEVPHAPVTALDEILATPQVAARRMVRELTGTDGRTYRVVASPIHCDGEPFCSPRSPPTIGEHSGEILREWLGYAAERAARLREQKVLD is encoded by the coding sequence ATGGCCAGATTATCAAGACCACTCGACGGCGTGCGCGTGCTCGATCTTTCAAGGGTCTTGGCAGGGCCGTTTTGCTCGCAGTTGCTGGCCGATCTCGGGGCCGACGTGGTGAAGGTCGAACGTCCGCCGCTGGGGGACGATACGCGGCAATGGGGTCCGCCGTTTTTGCCCGATGAGGGGCCGAGCGCCTATTATGTCTCGTGCAATCGGGGGAAACGTTCGCTGGCGCTCGACCTGGCTCGCCCCGAGGCGCGAGAGGTTTTGGACGACCTGATCCGCGCGGCCGACGTGCTGATCGAGAACTTTCTCCCCCAGTCGCTGGAAAAGTTGGGGCTCGCGCCGGAGCGGCTTGAAAAGCTGAATCCCCGCTTGATTCGGGCATCGATCTCGGGCTACGGGCGGACCGGTCCAGCCGCCGCGACGCCCGGCTACGATCTGGTGGTCCAGGCCACCGCCGGCATCATGTCCATCACCGGCGAGCCGGACGGGTCGCCGATGAAGATCGGCGTGGCGATCACCGACGTGCTGACCGGCCTGTATGCCGCCGTGAGCGTGCTAGCTGGGCTGTACCAACGAAGCGAAAGTTTAGCCGCGACCCGACAGGGGAGCGCGGCGCCGGCCTTTGATTTAGCGCTCGCGGATTGCACGCTGGCGGCAATGGTCAATGTAGTGCAAGGAGCGCTCGTAACCGGCGACCGGCCGCAGCGGTATGGCAACGCCCATCCGCAGATCGTTCCGTACGAGGCGTTCGCGACGGCGGATGGATATCTTGTGCTAGCCGTCGGCAACGATCAGCAATGGCAGCGCTTCTGCGCCGCCGTCAGTCATCCGGAATGGGGCGCCGATCCGCGCTTTGCGACGAATCCCGCGCGAGTCGAGCGCCGCGGCGAGTTGATTCCATTGCTCAACCGCTTGTTCATTGATCGCGGCGCGGCGGCATGGCAGGCGCTGCTCACGTCGGCCGAGGTGCCGCATGCGCCGGTGACGGCGCTCGACGAGATTCTTGCAACGCCGCAGGTCGCCGCTCGGCGGATGGTGCGCGAGTTGACGGGCACCGATGGAAGGACCTATCGCGTCGTGGCCAGTCCAATTCACTGTGACGGCGAGCCCTTCTGCTCGCCGCGATCGCCCCCCACGATCGGCGAGCACAGCGGCGAAATCCTGCGCGAGTGGCTGGGGTATGCTGCCGAACGGGCCGCGCGGCTGCGCGAACAGAAAGTTCTGGACTGA